From the genome of Brucella pseudogrignonensis, one region includes:
- a CDS encoding ABC transporter permease — translation MAVYLLKRIFALVPVLLLVSVFVFLLLRLTPGDPAAILAGDAATTEQLERIREAMGLNEPILTQYFTWMGNILQGDLGVSLISGVPVLDMVSQRIGPTISIAVLTIIIAVLVAIPMGVVAAWRHRSWADYLVMSFSVLGFSVPVFLVGYVLLLIFSVNLGWLPVQGFKPISSGLGGFLERAILPALTLASIYIALIARMTRAAMLDVLGEDYIRTARAKGVSDRRLLFVHALKNAAVPVVTIVGTGFALLISGVVVTESIFNIPGIGRLTVDAVLARDYPVIQAMILLTSALYVFVNLLIDLSYTLFDPRIRY, via the coding sequence ATGGCTGTCTATCTGTTAAAACGTATCTTCGCACTCGTGCCGGTGTTGTTGCTGGTATCGGTGTTTGTATTCCTCCTCCTGAGACTGACGCCGGGTGATCCGGCTGCAATTCTGGCTGGCGATGCCGCCACCACCGAACAGCTTGAACGCATCCGCGAAGCAATGGGCCTTAATGAGCCAATACTCACCCAGTATTTCACCTGGATGGGGAATATTCTGCAGGGCGATCTTGGCGTGTCGCTGATTTCCGGCGTGCCAGTTCTCGACATGGTTTCGCAGCGTATCGGCCCCACAATTTCTATCGCTGTGCTGACCATTATCATCGCAGTGCTTGTCGCTATTCCAATGGGTGTGGTTGCTGCATGGCGCCACCGGTCATGGGCTGATTATCTCGTCATGAGCTTTTCGGTTCTTGGCTTTTCCGTTCCAGTCTTTCTTGTCGGCTATGTGCTGTTGTTGATTTTTTCGGTCAATCTTGGCTGGCTTCCGGTGCAGGGTTTCAAGCCGATTTCATCGGGCTTGGGTGGCTTTCTGGAGCGCGCAATTCTGCCAGCTCTTACACTCGCTTCGATCTACATTGCGCTGATTGCCCGCATGACCCGTGCGGCAATGCTTGATGTGCTTGGCGAAGATTATATTCGCACCGCGCGTGCAAAAGGCGTGAGTGATCGCCGACTGCTCTTCGTTCACGCGCTCAAAAACGCAGCTGTGCCGGTCGTGACCATCGTTGGCACCGGCTTTGCCCTGCTGATTTCCGGCGTGGTCGTGACCGAAAGCATTTTCAATATTCCGGGCATAGGGCGCCTGACGGTCGATGCAGTTCTCGCGCGCGATTATCCGGTTATTCAGGCGATGATCC
- a CDS encoding IclR family transcriptional regulator, whose amino-acid sequence MNTFRDLRGISTFDPDEAAAFQDDPLFLRSVARTVAVMSAFQTARHPLSLSQVATAAGIDRSAAQRIIHTLLALNMLARDPDDRGYLPGLRVLDMTHDLLRLNPMLQRANPVMLELRRRVSERVDLSLFDDVRVIYALRMPSKHEVFSATIVGNAVPTYCTAGGVAILSRLPDDTIADIVSRSDMTPFTPHTVRDLEGVMEYVRATRERGHSLLCRQLLSHEVVIGAPIMDWKGAPVGAIHVAGSLQEWTPEKFSESFGPLIQNAAQTISEPKRV is encoded by the coding sequence ATGAACACATTTCGGGACTTACGCGGCATTTCAACTTTTGATCCGGACGAAGCGGCAGCGTTTCAGGACGATCCGCTATTTTTGCGCTCCGTCGCAAGGACAGTTGCGGTCATGTCTGCTTTTCAAACTGCGAGACATCCATTGTCTCTTAGTCAGGTTGCAACTGCTGCGGGCATCGATAGAAGCGCCGCACAGCGCATTATTCATACGCTTCTTGCACTGAACATGCTCGCTCGTGACCCCGACGATCGCGGTTATTTGCCGGGGCTGCGTGTACTCGACATGACCCATGATCTTTTGCGTCTCAACCCGATGTTACAGCGTGCAAATCCAGTCATGCTGGAGCTTCGTCGCCGCGTGAGCGAGCGCGTTGATCTGTCTCTTTTTGACGATGTTCGCGTGATATACGCGTTGCGCATGCCCTCAAAACATGAGGTCTTTAGTGCAACTATAGTTGGTAATGCAGTTCCGACCTATTGCACGGCGGGCGGGGTAGCAATTCTCTCGCGACTGCCAGACGACACAATTGCCGATATTGTCAGCCGCTCGGACATGACACCATTTACACCGCATACCGTGCGGGATTTGGAAGGTGTGATGGAGTATGTTCGTGCCACACGCGAACGGGGACACTCTCTGCTGTGCAGGCAGTTGCTCAGCCATGAGGTTGTTATTGGCGCGCCCATCATGGATTGGAAGGGCGCGCCGGTCGGGGCAATTCATGTGGCTGGGAGCTTACAGGAATGGACTCCTGAAAAGTTTAGCGAAAGCTTTGGCCCACTCATCCAAAACGCAGCCCAAACTATTTCGGAACCCAAAAGAGTTTAG
- a CDS encoding ABC transporter substrate-binding protein — protein sequence MFNPISIRSALSMALLGLSATSFQAYAADDETLRVAIHSDVASINPGVNRDANADMVVAHIAEGLVAYGDDLAIKPMLAESWTSNADHTVYEFKLRKGVKFQNGKDLTAKDVVWNFERYLKPDTAFQCVNRYNGKVDSELKSVEAVDDSTVRFSFATPAPNFVITMSTIQCTPWILSPESVDADGKFVKPIGTGPYAFSKWERGRYLDLTRFDDYAALPGDVDGLVGNKKGHVKTIQFMTVPDSSTRTNGLLSGEIDFIDEVEPTGVKDLEAKGMKVNVQQTPAWMVLQIQSTSDKLKDPQIRQAIAHAIDLDQLAAAIGEGMYAPNPSVIAPNTIYSDNQAAAWPAYDPAKAQELLTKAGYKGEPISLLVANRQNRVQVATIIQAFLAASGINAQLEVRDWATQLDQYRRGAYELAVFAYSARLDPLLSFQSMIGDKKADAARQWDDAEAEELLKQVSVTSNVEERKKLFNELNTLMAEQVPILGLVNLPSITATGPKVNDYKGWAGDTDRFWMISKEH from the coding sequence ATGTTCAATCCAATTTCAATCCGCTCTGCACTCAGCATGGCGCTTCTTGGTCTCAGCGCCACATCCTTCCAAGCATATGCTGCAGACGATGAGACCTTGCGCGTCGCCATTCACTCTGATGTTGCGAGCATCAATCCGGGCGTCAATCGCGATGCCAATGCCGATATGGTTGTTGCCCATATTGCCGAAGGTCTGGTCGCTTATGGCGACGACCTCGCAATCAAGCCGATGCTGGCAGAGAGCTGGACCTCGAATGCCGATCATACGGTCTATGAATTCAAATTGCGCAAAGGCGTCAAGTTCCAGAATGGCAAAGACCTGACTGCCAAAGATGTCGTTTGGAATTTCGAGCGTTATCTCAAGCCGGATACAGCGTTTCAATGCGTCAATCGCTATAATGGCAAGGTAGACTCGGAATTGAAGTCCGTCGAGGCTGTTGATGACAGCACGGTGCGCTTTAGTTTTGCGACACCTGCGCCAAACTTCGTCATTACCATGTCTACCATCCAGTGCACGCCATGGATATTGAGTCCGGAATCCGTTGATGCAGATGGCAAATTTGTAAAGCCGATTGGCACTGGTCCCTATGCTTTTTCCAAATGGGAGCGTGGTCGTTATCTGGACCTGACCCGTTTCGATGATTACGCGGCTCTGCCAGGCGATGTCGACGGTCTGGTGGGGAACAAGAAAGGCCATGTAAAGACCATTCAGTTCATGACTGTTCCTGATTCAAGCACACGCACCAATGGCTTGCTTTCCGGTGAGATCGACTTCATCGATGAAGTGGAGCCAACAGGCGTCAAAGATCTGGAAGCAAAAGGCATGAAGGTCAATGTGCAGCAGACGCCAGCATGGATGGTGCTTCAGATACAATCTACTTCCGATAAGCTCAAAGATCCGCAGATACGTCAGGCGATTGCGCATGCGATTGACCTTGATCAGCTTGCGGCCGCCATCGGCGAGGGGATGTACGCGCCTAATCCTTCGGTTATTGCACCAAACACCATCTATTCCGATAATCAGGCAGCCGCATGGCCGGCATACGATCCAGCCAAAGCGCAGGAGCTGTTGACGAAGGCGGGATATAAGGGTGAACCGATCAGCCTTTTGGTCGCCAACCGCCAAAACCGTGTACAGGTTGCTACAATTATTCAGGCATTCCTTGCAGCTTCCGGCATCAATGCACAGCTTGAGGTGCGTGATTGGGCGACACAACTCGACCAGTATCGCCGTGGCGCCTATGAACTTGCCGTTTTCGCTTATTCCGCCCGTCTTGATCCGCTTTTGTCTTTCCAGTCAATGATCGGTGACAAGAAGGCGGATGCTGCACGCCAGTGGGATGATGCCGAGGCGGAAGAGCTTCTCAAGCAGGTTTCAGTGACAAGCAATGTCGAAGAACGCAAGAAGCTTTTCAACGAGCTCAATACGCTGATGGCCGAACAGGTTCCAATCCTTGGTCTGGTCAATTTGCCGTCTATCACGGCGACGGGCCCGAAAGTGAATGATTACAAAGGCTGGGCAGGCGATACAGATCGCTTCTGGATGATCAGCAAGGAACATTAA
- a CDS encoding amidase, which produces MTSKSFDYTRADAVGLGEAIRAKILSPHEAIHEAFAAIDRCNPELNAVIHEMRDQAEEQLKSLPEGPLKGVPVLLKDDCPSYSGAAMSFGCRAAEGNISQRDHELVKRYKSAGLVVIGKTNLPEFSCNIATESSLHGPALNPWDVTRSIGGSSGGAAAAVAARMVPVAYGNDGAGSIRIPASCGGLFGLRPSRGRVPCGPVSTENWGGMVSHHVLTRSVRDSAMMLDLTDALEPGSLYAAPAKMDLFVNSVRTAPQKLRIGVWQQSDLNQALDEKTVAALEATIALCERFGHNVVQVKPDFDGIQLADAIQKLIAVYTAIEVADVAATMAKPANNLYFEPSNLGLASYGNSLTATDVIQARLTANSTARSFGRLFEECDVVLSPIMPVGSFPLGMLDVRSPDWKGFARQFLELTTFTHPVNAAGLPAMSVPLHETSDGLPIGSQFIAPYGAENLLFELAGQLEAMCPWSDRLPAIHA; this is translated from the coding sequence ATGACGTCTAAATCGTTTGACTACACCCGGGCCGATGCGGTCGGTCTGGGAGAGGCCATTCGCGCCAAAATTCTGTCGCCGCATGAGGCTATTCATGAGGCATTTGCAGCCATTGATCGCTGCAATCCCGAGCTGAATGCTGTGATCCATGAGATGCGCGATCAAGCGGAAGAACAGCTTAAATCGCTGCCAGAAGGTCCGCTTAAGGGTGTTCCGGTTTTATTGAAGGATGATTGCCCTTCCTATTCCGGTGCAGCAATGTCCTTTGGATGTCGTGCGGCAGAGGGAAATATCTCGCAGCGCGATCATGAACTCGTCAAACGCTATAAATCCGCTGGTTTGGTGGTGATAGGCAAGACCAATCTGCCTGAGTTTTCCTGTAATATCGCAACGGAATCTTCGCTTCATGGTCCGGCACTTAATCCGTGGGATGTGACACGCAGCATTGGCGGTTCTTCCGGCGGTGCGGCAGCGGCAGTTGCCGCGCGTATGGTGCCTGTGGCTTATGGTAATGACGGAGCAGGCTCGATCCGTATCCCCGCATCTTGTGGCGGGCTTTTCGGGCTGCGTCCGTCGCGCGGGCGTGTCCCATGCGGTCCGGTCTCGACAGAAAACTGGGGCGGAATGGTCAGCCATCATGTTTTGACGCGTTCAGTTCGCGATTCCGCAATGATGCTTGATCTGACAGATGCTCTTGAACCGGGTTCGCTTTATGCGGCCCCGGCCAAGATGGACCTGTTCGTCAACAGTGTCAGAACGGCACCGCAAAAGCTTCGTATTGGAGTTTGGCAACAGTCTGATCTCAATCAAGCTCTCGACGAGAAGACAGTAGCAGCACTTGAGGCGACGATTGCGTTGTGCGAACGGTTCGGACATAATGTTGTTCAGGTAAAGCCAGATTTTGATGGTATTCAGCTTGCAGATGCCATACAAAAACTGATCGCTGTTTATACCGCAATTGAAGTGGCGGATGTTGCCGCGACAATGGCAAAGCCTGCCAATAATCTCTATTTTGAGCCTTCAAATCTGGGGTTGGCCTCTTATGGCAATAGCTTGACCGCCACAGACGTCATTCAGGCGCGTTTAACCGCCAACAGTACCGCGCGCAGTTTTGGTCGCCTGTTTGAAGAATGCGATGTGGTGTTAAGCCCGATCATGCCGGTTGGATCATTTCCGCTTGGGATGCTCGACGTGCGCTCACCCGACTGGAAGGGGTTTGCCCGGCAGTTTCTCGAACTGACAACCTTCACCCATCCGGTCAACGCTGCTGGGTTGCCTGCGATGAGTGTTCCCCTCCATGAAACGTCTGATGGTTTGCCAATCGGTAGCCAGTTCATTGCTCCTTATGGGGCCGAAAATTTGCTATTCGAACTCGCAGGTCAGTTGGAAGCCATGTGCCCATGGTCTGATCGACTGCCCGCTATTCACGCCTGA
- a CDS encoding M81 family metallopeptidase, giving the protein MSKRVAVAGFLHETNTFAASPATLEAFIQGGGYIPLSRGDAIFKNAQNVNLGIAGALKFAREASWEVVPILWAGAIPSAPVTKDAYEAIVSEIVAGLKDCGPLDGIFIDLHGAMVAEHIDDGEGELLERVRAVRPIEPLSVALDLHGNITKRMFDYADVMVGFRTYPHIDMAETGYRAAEALQALMDKPHGWHKAMRQGDYLIPIAWQCTDEQPAKGLYGRTIDLPEGVETASLFMGFPAADFAECGPSVFAYGWDKQAVEAYADQILEALAAAEPAFSGTAYLPEEGVEKAIELSRDASRPIVIADTQDNPGAGGSSDTTGMLRALVASGAKRASIGCIHDPEAAKIAHQAGEGAEVEIALGGKSGIAGDEPYKAKFTVEKLSDGKAHATGPYYGGTWLDMGPSACLRLGGTRVVVTTNLAQMADRALYRMVGIEPEQEAILVNKSSVHFRADFAPIAEKLLVCTAPGAMPLSPAKLSWKNLRSGIRLEPLGEPFK; this is encoded by the coding sequence GTGTCAAAACGCGTGGCTGTAGCTGGCTTTTTGCATGAAACAAACACTTTTGCCGCCAGTCCTGCAACGTTAGAAGCGTTTATTCAGGGCGGCGGATATATCCCGCTTTCGCGTGGCGACGCGATTTTCAAAAATGCGCAGAATGTTAATCTTGGTATCGCCGGGGCGCTGAAATTTGCGCGGGAAGCGAGCTGGGAAGTCGTGCCGATCTTGTGGGCCGGCGCTATTCCTTCCGCACCCGTTACCAAAGATGCCTATGAGGCAATCGTTTCCGAAATCGTTGCAGGGTTGAAAGACTGTGGTCCGCTTGATGGTATATTCATTGATCTGCATGGCGCCATGGTTGCTGAGCATATTGATGATGGCGAAGGCGAACTGCTTGAGCGCGTTCGTGCGGTGCGCCCAATTGAGCCGCTATCCGTAGCGCTAGATCTTCATGGCAATATCACGAAGCGCATGTTTGACTATGCCGATGTCATGGTTGGCTTCCGCACCTATCCGCATATTGATATGGCCGAAACAGGTTATCGTGCAGCAGAAGCATTACAGGCGCTGATGGACAAGCCTCACGGCTGGCATAAGGCAATGCGACAAGGTGATTATCTCATTCCGATTGCCTGGCAATGCACGGACGAACAGCCCGCCAAAGGCCTTTACGGCAGGACCATTGATCTGCCGGAAGGCGTTGAAACGGCTTCATTGTTTATGGGTTTCCCGGCGGCTGATTTTGCCGAATGTGGCCCATCGGTGTTTGCGTATGGCTGGGACAAACAAGCTGTTGAAGCCTATGCCGATCAGATACTGGAAGCATTGGCTGCGGCAGAACCTGCATTCTCAGGGACAGCATATTTGCCAGAAGAAGGCGTTGAGAAGGCGATAGAGCTTTCCCGCGATGCAAGCCGCCCAATCGTCATTGCTGATACGCAGGATAATCCCGGCGCCGGTGGTAGCTCCGACACAACTGGCATGTTACGTGCGCTTGTTGCAAGTGGTGCAAAGCGAGCCTCGATTGGCTGTATTCATGATCCTGAAGCAGCAAAGATCGCGCATCAGGCAGGCGAGGGGGCCGAAGTCGAAATTGCACTCGGCGGCAAGTCGGGCATTGCAGGTGACGAGCCATATAAGGCTAAATTTACCGTCGAAAAGCTATCTGACGGTAAGGCGCATGCAACGGGCCCCTATTATGGTGGGACGTGGCTTGATATGGGGCCATCGGCCTGTCTGCGGCTCGGTGGAACGAGGGTTGTCGTGACCACAAATCTCGCACAGATGGCGGATCGTGCGCTTTATCGCATGGTCGGTATTGAGCCTGAACAGGAAGCCATTCTGGTCAATAAGAGTTCGGTTCATTTCCGCGCTGATTTTGCCCCAATTGCCGAAAAGCTTCTTGTATGCACCGCTCCAGGCGCAATGCCGCTTAGCCCTGCAAAACTATCATGGAAGAATTTGCGTTCGGGCATTCGGCTGGAGCCACTCGGAGAACCATTCAAATAA
- a CDS encoding FMN-binding negative transcriptional regulator — protein sequence MLYTKPYFQPSDTTEVFDLVDRTVLGTLITSHEGGVAISHPVFMMDRTRGENGTLVSHVAASNDHVEFLQRGLPSIAILMDAGHYVSSSWYPGYPERDSAPTWSFMVAHIHGAPKILSEAATAKHLHELVKHMEKGRDKPWQMKELGPGGLERRLPNIVGYEMPIEKMEIKFKLGQDERSADMSAAIKKLREEGREDVAEMMARHCKL from the coding sequence ATGCTCTATACAAAGCCCTATTTCCAGCCGTCCGATACGACCGAGGTTTTCGATCTCGTTGATAGAACGGTGCTTGGTACTTTGATCACCAGCCATGAGGGAGGCGTTGCTATATCGCACCCCGTCTTCATGATGGATCGGACACGCGGCGAAAACGGCACGCTGGTCTCGCATGTTGCTGCATCTAACGATCACGTTGAATTTCTGCAACGCGGCCTGCCATCAATCGCAATCCTGATGGATGCTGGTCACTATGTATCATCGTCATGGTATCCGGGTTATCCAGAAAGGGACAGCGCGCCGACTTGGAGTTTTATGGTTGCTCATATTCACGGCGCGCCCAAAATCCTGTCGGAAGCAGCGACCGCCAAACATCTCCACGAGCTCGTCAAACATATGGAAAAGGGTCGTGATAAGCCTTGGCAGATGAAGGAACTCGGTCCCGGTGGTCTGGAGCGGCGTCTGCCCAATATCGTCGGCTACGAAATGCCGATTGAGAAGATGGAAATCAAGTTCAAGCTCGGGCAGGACGAACGGTCGGCAGATATGAGTGCTGCGATCAAAAAACTGCGCGAAGAGGGGCGGGAAGACGTTGCCGAGATGATGGCGCGTCATTGCAAGCTTTAG
- a CDS encoding IS5 family transposase (programmed frameshift): MSNLYWLSEGQMSRLRPFFPKSHGRPRVDDRRVLSGIIFILRNGLRWCDAPREYGPCKTLYNRWNRWCHKGIFAQIFEGLSSQSSVGKTVMMDATYLKAHRTASSLRKKGGAGRLIGRTKGGINTKLHAVTDTQGRPICFHVTAGQISDYKGAAVLIDKLPKVDWLLADRGYDADWFRKRLKDKEIKPCIPGRKNRKKAIKYDKRRYKRRNRIEIMFGRLKDWRRIATRYDRCPIVFQAAIDLAAAVIFWLGKE; this comes from the exons ATGAGTAATCTTTACTGGCTGAGCGAAGGACAAATGTCACGCCTTCGCCCGTTTTTTCCCAAGAGCCATGGACGTCCACGCGTTGATGACAGGCGTGTCTTGAGTGGAATTATCTTCATTCTTCGCAATGGGTTACGGTGGTGTGATGCCCCTCGGGAATACGGGCCTTGTAAAACGCTCTATAATCGTTGGAACCGTTGGTGTCACAAGGGGATATTTGCGCAGATATTTGAAGGCCTGTCTTCACAATCATCAGTCGGCAAGACTGTGATGATGGATGCGACCTATTTGAAAGCACACCGTACGGCTTCAAGCCTACGG AAAAAAGGGGGCGCTGGACGCCTGATCGGTCGGACGAAGGGTGGCATAAATACCAAGTTGCATGCCGTCACCGATACGCAGGGGCGTCCCATTTGTTTCCATGTCACGGCAGGGCAAATCAGCGACTATAAAGGAGCAGCAGTTCTAATCGATAAACTGCCGAAGGTTGACTGGCTTCTTGCAGACAGAGGCTATGATGCTGACTGGTTCAGAAAACGGTTAAAAGACAAAGAGATAAAGCCGTGCATACCGGGGCGCAAAAACCGCAAGAAGGCTATCAAGTATGACAAACGCCGATATAAACGGCGCAATCGTATCGAAATCATGTTTGGCAGACTGAAAGACTGGCGAAGAATTGCTACCCGTTATGATCGCTGCCCGATTGTGTTCCAAGCAGCAATAGATCTCGCAGCAGCCGTTATATTCTGGCTTGGAAAGGAATGA
- a CDS encoding porin, whose amino-acid sequence MKNILAASVAVLAMSQVASAADTIVAPEPEAVEYVRVCDAYGKGYFYIPGTETCLRFAGYVRYDISGRDYAYARVPSTKKMDTYGQLTRFTFRTFTGSETELGTLKTVTETRYQWYNGADSSSSGSLRLGFIELGGLRVGLDQSAFVTFSDYLGNVLNDDVILAGGYRTNLISYTYKNKEGFSAILSLEQGGNSDADVDVTIDDYMPHVVGGLKYAQSWGSIAGVAAYDARNEEWAAKVKVDLKLNDKFSLWSQFAYKSNDDHYKANANGEVYRIVDSFYGTWGGDWALWGGLAYQATKKAKINLQVGYDASETLMATGNVSYALVPGFNITPEVTYVQWNNKRIALDGQDALGLKLRFQRSF is encoded by the coding sequence ATGAAGAATATTCTAGCTGCATCGGTCGCTGTTCTGGCAATGTCGCAAGTTGCATCGGCTGCCGATACCATTGTTGCACCCGAGCCTGAAGCTGTTGAATATGTTCGCGTTTGCGATGCCTATGGCAAGGGTTATTTCTATATTCCCGGAACCGAAACCTGCCTGCGTTTTGCTGGTTATGTGCGTTATGATATCAGCGGCAGGGACTATGCCTATGCACGCGTTCCAAGCACCAAAAAAATGGATACGTACGGGCAGCTGACCCGTTTTACTTTCCGCACATTTACTGGGAGCGAAACTGAACTCGGCACCCTCAAGACAGTCACCGAAACGCGCTATCAGTGGTACAATGGCGCAGATTCTTCATCGTCTGGCTCCCTGCGTCTCGGCTTTATCGAACTTGGTGGTCTGCGCGTTGGTCTCGACCAGTCTGCATTCGTCACCTTCTCTGATTATCTCGGCAATGTGCTGAACGATGACGTCATTCTGGCCGGTGGGTATCGCACAAATCTCATCAGCTATACCTACAAAAACAAGGAAGGCTTCTCGGCCATTTTGTCGCTTGAACAAGGCGGTAATTCAGACGCCGACGTTGATGTTACCATCGATGATTATATGCCGCATGTCGTCGGAGGGCTAAAATATGCTCAATCATGGGGCAGTATTGCTGGCGTAGCTGCCTATGATGCGCGTAACGAAGAATGGGCTGCTAAGGTCAAGGTTGATCTCAAGCTGAATGACAAATTCTCTCTTTGGTCACAGTTCGCCTATAAATCAAATGATGATCATTATAAAGCTAATGCCAATGGAGAAGTCTATCGTATTGTAGATAGTTTCTATGGTACATGGGGTGGCGATTGGGCTTTGTGGGGTGGACTTGCCTATCAGGCAACCAAGAAAGCTAAAATCAATTTACAAGTTGGCTATGATGCCAGCGAAACCCTGATGGCGACTGGCAATGTCAGTTATGCATTAGTACCAGGATTTAACATCACGCCTGAAGTTACCTATGTTCAGTGGAACAACAAGCGTATCGCTCTGGATGGACAGGATGCGCTTGGTTTGAAACTACGTTTCCAGCGCTCGTTCTGA
- a CDS encoding ABC transporter substrate-binding protein produces the protein MTFFKPPQTGTILRKFKYGIAASLIALSAGHAAAETTLTAVMHSDLRMLDPVITTAHITRDHAYMIYDVLIAVDENFKPQPQMADWTVSDDGQTYTFTLRDGLKFHDGAPVTAADVVASLERWAKRDTGGQLIMDITDSLKANDDKTIVWTLKEPFAPFLDTIAKQSALPPFIMPARIAATPADTAITEHIGSGPFKFVPAEFQPGVGVTYIKNEDYVPRSEPASWMAGGKVVNVDKVRWVTMTDAQTAANALTSGEIDYIEQVPVDLVPLFDGDDTVVLEQRDPLGYQTMGRFNFKHPPFNNPDIRRAAFLAMSQEPVLAALMADPNYYKVCGAIFGCGTPNATDVGSETIVAQGDVEEAKALLKKAGYDGTPVVLMQPTDVSSLSPQPVVAAQQLRAAGFTVDMQPMDWQTLVGRRASKDEPSKGGWNMFFTNWQIPELSTPLNSVMLNGRGEQGWFGWPEDEKIEALKKEYIAAKTPEEQKAAVEKIQAQTLENVLYIPLGEYNPPQGRRSNVVDMLGSPVPVFWNVKKTEE, from the coding sequence ATGACGTTTTTTAAACCACCACAGACTGGGACTATCCTCCGCAAGTTCAAATATGGCATTGCAGCTTCGCTCATTGCATTGAGTGCCGGACATGCCGCAGCAGAAACAACATTAACTGCTGTTATGCACTCGGATCTGCGTATGCTCGATCCGGTGATCACCACTGCGCACATTACGCGCGATCATGCCTATATGATTTATGACGTGCTGATTGCCGTCGATGAAAACTTCAAGCCTCAACCACAAATGGCAGACTGGACCGTCTCAGATGACGGCCAAACCTATACTTTCACATTACGCGATGGTCTCAAATTCCATGATGGTGCGCCGGTAACGGCTGCGGACGTTGTCGCTTCGCTTGAACGCTGGGCTAAGCGCGATACGGGTGGCCAGCTGATCATGGACATCACAGATTCGCTCAAAGCAAACGACGATAAAACGATCGTCTGGACGCTCAAGGAGCCATTCGCACCGTTCCTCGATACGATTGCCAAGCAGTCCGCATTGCCGCCATTCATTATGCCAGCGCGTATCGCGGCAACGCCTGCTGACACAGCGATTACAGAACATATTGGTTCGGGGCCGTTCAAGTTCGTACCCGCCGAGTTCCAACCCGGCGTCGGCGTGACCTACATAAAGAACGAAGATTACGTACCGCGCAGCGAACCAGCCAGCTGGATGGCAGGCGGCAAGGTCGTCAATGTCGATAAGGTTCGCTGGGTCACTATGACGGATGCGCAAACCGCTGCAAATGCGCTGACAAGCGGAGAAATCGACTACATTGAACAGGTTCCAGTCGATCTGGTGCCGCTGTTTGACGGCGATGATACGGTTGTATTGGAACAGCGCGATCCGCTCGGCTATCAAACCATGGGACGGTTTAACTTTAAACATCCGCCATTCAATAACCCGGACATTCGCCGTGCTGCCTTCCTGGCCATGTCGCAGGAACCGGTACTGGCGGCTCTTATGGCCGATCCGAACTACTATAAGGTTTGCGGCGCAATTTTTGGCTGTGGCACACCAAATGCGACCGATGTCGGCTCCGAAACTATTGTTGCACAGGGTGATGTCGAAGAAGCAAAGGCTTTGCTTAAAAAGGCAGGTTATGACGGAACGCCGGTTGTATTGATGCAGCCAACCGACGTTTCCAGTCTGTCACCACAGCCCGTCGTTGCAGCCCAACAATTGCGTGCAGCCGGTTTCACTGTCGATATGCAACCGATGGACTGGCAAACACTGGTAGGCCGTCGCGCATCGAAAGATGAGCCCTCCAAGGGAGGCTGGAATATGTTCTTCACCAACTGGCAGATTCCAGAACTATCAACGCCATTGAATTCTGTCATGCTGAACGGTCGTGGCGAGCAGGGCTGGTTTGGCTGGCCGGAAGACGAGAAGATTGAAGCGCTGAAAAAGGAATATATCGCAGCAAAAACACCTGAAGAGCAGAAAGCTGCGGTAGAAAAGATACAGGCGCAGACACTGGAAAATGTTCTCTATATTCCGCTCGGTGAATATAACCCGCCGCAGGGCCGCAGAAGCAATGTCGTTGATATGCTTGGTTCGCCTGTTCCAGTCTTCTGGAATGTGAAAAAGACCGAAGAGTAA